The following proteins come from a genomic window of Haliaeetus albicilla chromosome 23, bHalAlb1.1, whole genome shotgun sequence:
- the AMER1 gene encoding APC membrane recruitment protein 1, translating to METGCTEEPARTRSPSVICGQQEGGDQRQEENGDRLPERGNASVAAAEPQQPQPPPGKLKKTAFKLFGGKRSICTLPSFFGGRSKGQGKVASKKGLSKCKTHDGLSGAAYDKGDGAQLESPSEGSRDSHPCPLPSSQSAHLAIDTSAKFDFGQQDSSPPGSIEGCEKKPNGEKSSFPRPKKGLKGFFNSIRRHRKSKVAECEKAELPEWTGDSEEASKAPGVAAESRGAAEGRGLGPVPLAAACPGSSEDDRSVGTAANCGEAAEPGCLVAEEGNSEGDAVAMPGKRDVLDTKSEADAVVCTEFDHGNLLLAFHPDFMDNDPPCLHSGDLLSLILGDVTSLKSFDSLTGCGDDIAEPDIAESTISVERSRDAAKRSSCLVTYQGGGEEMAIPEEAEEYLHQIWNGNMAGDRSYGAQVSSSSLETHASHEVEAHPYMGDAMDGVDLLTPQSDQQESAPNSDEGYYDSTTPGPEDEAGDGLSEIKKDRLPRDSYSGDALYEFDALMSPSHGEESLFESKVSRPGIFSYFLDFCLPAEKSLIQMMDQKRGLMETEEERLAAIQKELLYWELQREPVLKRLDVPSKEKCPREKQCVECKTRAANSVGKNQSGLGSEQVASHAPNRGVNSGLSVARAENPEWKDFPGTLCPENCYNSQKAQGSCLIQLTKNNPGFDSDPDRGLFGGSIHGGVAPAKAGMFPGYRLPEHERGGGAETTAGKPQVGSEREPEHAVSFSQALVEFASSGTLFSSLSESLGSSASGSSFTQNLPALPTMVTFDVVDVEQEGEGECERHPEMNAGEDIAEAFDDGYGRKESLAECDERMSPGYPPGSFQSCNWGVASLPRHLRLHGLSPSMPAPLSVDRRSRSLDTESLEFELADSQVAKSGPQPCRLWSKWEGGKKDSGGARRSRSKEEGELLAPDGGLSWPGLQHLRHNTDTAAGGMKHWGFAPAAATESAWEPSEQPGTVPPFLSLSRSVAGEAPDRRPQEPDLNRHPLRPSNLPLQTDVRRSREASGSYRSHGEATAKKLARLLPLGETEPELPPSSFSFACSPEKRAKCKPVGIAQGMPQHPDGSTDTVKSPERCGEPLKGRATPGHALPAGCRSTAVNVTEAE from the coding sequence ATGGAAACGGGCTGCACGGAGGAGCCTGCCCGGACCAGGTCGCCATCGGTGATCTGcgggcagcaggagggaggcgACCAGCGGCAGGAGGAGAACGGGGACCGGCTGCCCGAGCGGGGCAATGCCTCCGTCGCGGCTGCGGAGCCGCAGCAGCCTCAGCCGCCCCCCGGCAAGCTGAAGAAAACGGCTTTCAAACTGTTCGGAGGGAAGAGGAGCATCTGTACGCTGCCCAGTTTCTTCGGGGGCAGAAGCAAAGGCCAGGGGAAAGTAGCCTCTAAAAAGGGCCTCAGTAAATGTAAGACCCACGATGGGCTCAGCGGTGCTGCATATGACAAGGGCGACGGGGCGCAGCTGGAAAGCCCTTCGGAGGGGAGCAGGGACTCACATCCTTGCCCTTTGCCGAGCTCCCAAAGCGCTCACTTGGCCATAGACACCAGCGCCAAGTTTGATTTTGGCCAGCAGGACAGCTCTCCACCCGGGAGCATTGAGGGCTGTGAGAAAAAGCCCAACGGAGAGAAGTCCTCCTTTCCCAGACCCAAAAAAGGCCTGAAAGGGTTTTTTAACAGCATCCGGCGTCACCGCAAGAGCAAGGTTGCTGAGTGTGAGAAAGCAGAGCTCCCCGAGTGGACCGGGGATTCGGAGGAGGCCAGCAAAGCTCCTGGTGTGGCAGCGGAGAGCCGAGGGGCCGCGGAGGGAAGAGGACTGGGACCTGTCCCTCTTGCCGCAGCCTGCCCGGGGAGCTCGGAGGATGACCGCTCGGTAGGCACAGCTGCCAACTGTGGTGAGGCTGCCGAGCCCGGCTGTCTCGTGGCTGAGGAAGGCAACTCTGAGGGCGACGCAGTGGCGATGCCAGGGAAGAGGGACGTTCTGGATACGAAATCAGAGGCTGATGCTGTTGTCTGCACGGAGTTTGACCATGGCAATCTGCTGCTGGCCTTTCATCCGGACTTCATGGACAACGACCCTCCCTGCCTACACTCTGGGGACCTGTTAAGCCTCATCTTAGGAGACGTCACATCCCTGAAGAGTTTCGATTCCTTGACGGGGTGCGGAGATGACATTGCTGAGCCCGACATCGCTGAGAGCACTATCTCTGTGGAGcgcagcagagatgctgctaAACGAAGCTCCTGCCTGGTCACCTACCAGGGCGGTGGGGAGGAGATGGCCATACCCGAGGAGGCAGAGGAGTACCTCCACCAGATATGGAACGGCAACATGGCAGGGGACAGGAGCTATGGAGCCCAGGTGTCGAGCAGCAGTTTAGAGACACATGCGTCGCATGAGGTGGAAGCCCACCCCTACATGGGGGACGCGATGGACGGCGTTGACCTCCTGACACCGCAGAGTGACCAGCAAGAGTCTGCCCCTAATAGCGACGAGGGTTATTATGACTCCACCACGCCAGGGCCAGAGGACGAAGCCGGAGATGGGCTCAGTGAGATCAAGAAGGACCGGCTTCCCAGGGACAGTTACAGCGGTGATGCACTTTATGAGTTTGACGCGCTGATGAGTCCCTCTCACGGGGAGGAATCCCTGTTTGAGAGCAAAGTCTCACGCCCAGGGATCTTCAGCTACTTCTTGGACTTCTGCCTCCCTGCTGAGAAGAGCCTGATCCAGATGATGGATCAGAAAAGAGGGCTGATGGAAACGGAAGAAGAGCGGCTAGCAGCCATTCAGAAAGAGCTGCTGTACTGGGAGCTGCAGAGGGAACCGGTCTTGAAACGACTTGATGTTCCCAGCAAGGAGAAGTGTCCCCGGGAAAAGCAGTGTGTTGAATGTAAAACCAGAGCAGCCAACTCAGTCGGCAAGAATCAGAGTGGCCTTGGTAGCGAGCAGGTGGCCTCGCACGCCCCAAACAGGGGTGTGAATAGTGGGCTTTCAGTGGCTAGAGCTGAAAATCCAGAGTGGAAAGATTTTCCGGGAACTCTGTGTCCAGAAAACTGTTACAACAGCCAAAAAGCCCAAGGAAGTTGCCTTATTCAGCTCACGAAGAACAACCCGGGGTTCGATTCGGACCCGGATCGTGGGTTGTTTGGGGGCTCCATCCACGGCGGCGTAGCCCCAGCCAAAGCAGGGATGTTCCCCGGCTACAGACTCCCAGAGCACGAGCGTGGCGGCGGAGCGGAGACCACCGCCGGCAAGCCCCAGGTGGGCAGCGAACGTGAGCCCGAGCATGCTGTGAGCTTCTCGCAAGCGCTGGTGGAGTTCGCCAGCAGCGGGAccctcttctccagcctctccGAAAGCCTGGGGAGCTCTGCCTCCGGCTCTTCCTTCACCCAGaacctccctgccctccccaccatGGTCACCTTCGACGTGGTCGACGtggagcaggaaggagaaggggagtGCGAGCGGCATCCCGAGATGAACGCCGGCGAGGACATTGCCGAGGCCTTTGACGACGGCTACGGACGGAAAGAGTCGTTGGCAGAATGTGACGAGAGAATGTCCCCGGGGTACCCCCCGGGCTCCTTCCAGAGCTGCAACTGGGGTGTTGCCAGCCTGCCCCGCCACCTGCGCCTCCACGGGCTGAGCCCCTCCATGCCCGCGCCACTCTCCGTCGACCGGAGGAGCCGGTCGCTTGACACGGAGAGCCTGGAGTTCGAGCTTGCCGACTCGCAGGTTGCCAAGAGCGGCCCTCAGCCCTGCCGGCTCTGGTCGAAGTGGGAGGGTGGCAAAAAGGACTCGGGCGGAgcgaggaggagcaggagcaaggaggaggGCGAGCTGTTGGCTCCTGACGGCGGGTTGAGCTGGCCGGGCTTGCAGCACCTCCGGCACAACACCGACACGGCTGCCGGGGGGATGAAGCACTGGGGTTTCGCTCCGGCCGCCGCAACGGAGAGTGCCTGGGAGCCGTCGGAGCAGCCGGGCACCGTGccccctttcctgtctctttcccgGAGCGTCGCCGGAGAGGCTCCAGACCGGCGGCCCCAAGAGCCGGACCTGAACAGGCACCCGCTCAGGCCCTCCAATTTACCTCTGCAGACCGACGTGAGGCGGTCCCGGGAGGCGTCCGGTTCCTACAGGTCCCACGGAGAAGCCACCGCCAAAAAGCTGGCCCGGTTGTTACCCTTGGGAGAAACGGAGCCCGAGCTGCCCCCGAGCAGCTTTAGTTTCGCTTGCTCCCCGGAGAAACGTGCCAAGTGCAAGCCCGTCGGCATCGCCCAGGGCATGCCTCAGCATCCCGACGGCAGCACCGACACCGTAAAAAGCCCGGAGCGCTGCGGAGAGCCCCTGAAAGGCAGAGCCACCCCCGGCCACGCGCTGCCTGCCGGCTGCCGGAGCACTGCAGTGAACGTCACCGAAGCCGAATAG